The Cryptomeria japonica chromosome 9, Sugi_1.0, whole genome shotgun sequence DNA segment CACTACTCATACTCTTTCCCCTCATCCACATCTTCCTTGCTCACTGTTATTGCTCTTGTGCATTATCTGAGCTATGTGGTTATATGCTTCACATTGAACCCACATATTAAACCACTTTAAAAATGAATATATAATGTTTTATAACCTTATATAAGGATATAATGTTTTATAACCTTACATAAGGACTATATAATGTTACATGGGTATGACTCTtaataatattatgttctaacaTTACACTTTGCCATCAATGGCGGGCGCAAAACTAAATAGGAAATGGCATGGGTATTGCTAATTTCACCATTACAACTATAttgtatataataatttaatataatatgtATGCAATGATCAATGGGTGAATTTGGCGACAGGGGGATGTAGCTTTAGGGATGGCTACAATTTTGCCAAATTTTGGGGATGTTAGGGGGGATAACTTGAACAAACTAAAAGTAGCTAATATTTTAACAAGTAAATATAATATGCTGAATTTGCAATGACTCTCCTTCCACTTTTACCTTTTTAGGGTGATTTAGTATTATTTTCCTTTCAAAGTTACATGTTTCTATTTATATGCATGAAATGAAGCAGGCTGCCCGGTTCTGGAAAATTGCCATGTGCTTGGGACATCACTTGGACTCATGGGATCATGTCCCCATCGAACACTGTTTCAAACTACCATGTACTTAAATCAATGTcctattgatttaataattattatatatatggcaTTGGACTCCTAATGTTCCATTTTGACTATCTTGCATTTGCAAAATACAATCAATTTggaaatataaaaaattgtatGGCTTTATTCTTACGAATTACAAAGTGATTAAAAATCTTTTATATACAAACACATTCTTTAAAACCTCAATATTAAAAATCAACACTTAACTAATGCCTAAAGTTGCTTGCTCCTTGatcttttgaaaacaaaacaaaaaaaattaaaaacagttCTTAAATAAAATATACCATCAGGTCCATTAATAAAACATTGGCAGTAACTAGTCACTTCATGACCCTTGCTTATATTAATCCTTAAAATTCATATTGCATGGAGTTATTAGagtatttaattacttttaatGGTCATTTAGTGTAATTTTAATTAACTTAGATGATTTGTATTTCTGTCTCTGTTTATGATTGTTTTGTTTAGAAACATCGTCATGTAATTACCTATATGTACAGCTTTGTTTTCATTATTCAATCAAGCAATTaccatttcatggtatcagagccatttagaatttttggcgaattttttaacAAGAAAAAATCCGTAGGTTATCCTGAAATACTTTcagaagttttttttcaaaaaaaaaaaaaatcagaatgttTTTTGAAATCAAAATCGTGGGAGTAAAAATTCGTGGATTTATTCAGTGATAATCACGTAGTCCTATACAAGTAGAAGTGCAGAAGCATCTACTACTGAAAACAAATGATAATTACCTCCAATATAACCTGAAAGAATCGCTTATATATTCTTCCATTTTAGCAGATAAAGCCAACATATGAATTAGTGGCCTACAAGGAGcacaaaatttaagaaaaatatcaCATGTTACAACTTACAACATTTTCAAGGTCTATGAAAGAAAACAGAAACTGGAAAATGCAATGCAAATTTTGAGTAAACATAGAGTGTGTATGAGGATGTCAGTGTATTCTGGACATCAACAAGCATATAAGAAAAATATAATTTAGTTGATCAGTCCATCTAACTTTTTTGTGCAACATGAATCTTGTTTTCaaggacaaaaataaaataaaaaaagctaGGAAATTTTTCAAGTGGTCCTATGTTTGGAACCATTGTCTTTAAGGGATAAGATACAGCAGTGGACTTTTTATGCTGCTATATCATACTATATAAAAAGGATTTGCAAATCATATATAAAATGATGAAGAATAAGCAGACAAGGCAGTTGACAAGGCAATTAGCCACATGAAATTCAGCCAAAATGCTAGAGTGTTTTACTTTTAACCAACCTTTTTGTGTATGCTATTATCTgacatttcatcatttctaatcattatttctAGTAAATCTATTTAAGCTTAAGGGAATTATAACAGGTATATACTTCCGCTTAGAGACATTGAAATCATTCATGGCCTTAGAGAAGTGAAATTCAGAATGCAGAAGCTTATATGTAAGAATATAAGTTCTTTTGCTGTTCCACTAATAAAAATATAGTTGAAAGGTGGAAGCAAATTATCTCTTCATTAAGATTGCAGAAGCAAATATGCATATTGTTGAAATTAAGAATAGCCAACTGATTCTATggtattcattatttatttttaactCAGAAATAATTCGTTCTCATTCAAATTGATTATAAGTTGTCATGGTTTTACAAATGCAGTCAAGTTTGAAGGATCATCATGTGAGGTTTCCAGTATCTATGTACGGAGTACTGCCCGAATATTTGAACTGTACAGTAAGTCAGAAATCAGTGCTGACAATGAATATATCTGCACTGCCCGTGGTGAGCTGGCTGTGCAGAATGATGATCCCACCTATGTGGGAGAAACCATTAATAAGAATGATAGTTCTTCATTTGGCAGAGACAACTGTGTTGATAATTTTTCTGAGACTTCTTTGCATTCACTGATTGAGAATGGGACTGAGCTATTTTTGAATGTGGAAAATAGTGATAAAGAATCACACAATTATTCAAGTCAATCAGATAGTATTGATGGGAATACAGATGGAGCCCTACAAGTGCTGCATGAAAGCATTAGAGTTTCAGAGGAAATTGGAAAAAGAGACTCTCAGAGTAGTGATGAAGATAGTTGGGTTGAAGTTGGACTATCAGGATCACTTGTGGATTCTCTGGGTAAGCCTGGAGAAATGTGTCAACTTCAGTCCAAGGGCTACTTAGATTATTCTGAAGATAAAGCTGCACAGAAACCAGAACTATTAGCTGAACAGGGTGAGAAGATTTCAGTGGACAATTGCATAGAATTAGGCCAGCATGAAGATAACACTTCAGAGGATGCAGCTTTTCTTCATCATGCCAAAGAAGAAAATTTGTCAGATACAGGAGCATCCAATTCACTGATAGCAACCAATATGGAGATTAAAACTAGAGCCGATGAGAATATTGCAAGTTTGTCCACAAGTAGGATGTCAAAAGCGGCATTTTATGAAGCAACTGTTGAGATAGTAAATGCTAATCCTTGTGTTTCCCTAACCATCCGTCTGCTGTCATTACAAGATAAGTCATGTGTAGAGATTGATACAATTTATATATATGGTGTACGTGCTTCTGATGTTAAAGACACAGCTGAAGCCATTAGTTTGAGCAACTCTGGTCTTCAGGGTAGTCCATTTGGGGGCTCTTTACTGGCAATGCTTCTTCCAAGTATGCTCCAAATGTCAAGAGGTGGTTTGACTCAATATCAGAATGATTTATTGTACAATGTCAGGAGAGATGAGAGCATGCCACAAATGGGGTCAACTGAAACAGAACTTTCTAGGTCTAATAATTCCCCAATCATCAGCACACCTTTCCCAGTAAAAGACATTGAAACTTCAACAGGAGATAATTTATCTTCTGATACAGTACCAGGAAAGGAAGTTTCACCTGAACAGTCACTGTTTCAAGAGAAGCTTTCCGCAGATCTGGATAAAGTTGAAGAAAATATGGAACTGACTAAAAATAATCTAAAAACTACTCTGCAAAATGCACTGCCTTCAATGGGACCTACAGAGGACATAAAGGGAAGGCAGAATGTTTCAGGAGGTGAAGATTCATGTATGGGAGTAATGGCTGGTACCAATGAAAGTATTTCTTCTCTAATGGATGGGCTTCACAATGAAGAATCCAATGAACATTACATTCCTGAAGAGTTAGAAAGCAATAAGATTGATAACAGCTTATTCAGGCAAAAGAATGAAGAAAACGTGTTGGAGAATATTTGCAAGCGTATGGACAGATTAGAGGCTGTGTGCTTGCGGATTGAGGATTATATACACAGGTCCTTTGAGAAGATGGAAAGGAGGCTTCAGCTTGTTGAGTCATGTCAGATGCAGCAGAACCATTCCCTGGTGACAAAAATAGAGAGTAATACTGTTTGTTCAGATCTACCTGTTGTATCAAACTCATATTCAGAAAATTCCATTTCTGGCCTAGAAATGTCAAACAATGGTAATCGGAAGGACATTGCTGAGGTGGACATACCAAGTCTATTAAATGCCGAAGTTCCATCCTCAATTTGTATGCCAAGGGCTTGTTCTGTATCATCTCCTGAATTTTCTCCTCTGTTTGCCATTGCAAGTCCTACAACCTTTTCCCCAGATGCTTCATGTGTGGGTAATTCTAAGGAATTGCATTCAGAGAATGCAGATTTGTTACATTGTAATGAGGAGTCATCAAAAGCCAGTCTTGACATATCACCAAAGCTTGAACTGGATTATTCAGCATCCAGGAGTTTGGATCGACAAGATTTATCAAAGGAAGAACATCTGGGAGATATGGATTCCCAGAGTGCAGAGTCTATAGGAGTATGTGGAGGTTCAAAGGTTTCAAGCAACCCAATTAATGAGCATCAGATTACTCCTAACAAGACAAAACTGTGTCTAGAGGAAGTTTTAGCTTCAGAGCTTTCAGCATTTTCAGTTTCCGCCCGTCCAGCTCAAGTAGAAACACAAATTATCTTGACAGAAACACCACCAGATTCATCACAAATAGAAAATGCAGACGACAAGGAGGGCGGTGACCATGAGGGACTTAATTCGTTTCATTCTTCCCAAGTGGAAATAACAGGATTATCCACAGGAATACCTTGTCACTCATTGGAAGTAGATCATTCGGATGAGGAGGAGGCTTGTTATCATCACAATACCCTTTTTAATGCACTTGAAGAAGTGCGATACATAAGTCAGGAAAATATGTATTCAGTTCCATACTGTTCTTCCCAAGGAAATGAGGATGCCAGACAGACTGTAAATAGAGGGAGAAATATCAGTGATGCCTGGGATAGTCTTGCTCTCAATATCAAGCAGTCCTGCAAACCAGGTACCAAAACAGTAAGCAACCATGAGAAGGAAAATGTGCTGTTGGAGGATGAAAACGAACAGAAACTGAATGTCAGTGAAATGAAATTGGCTGAGAATGTCTCTTGCCCAATTCATGTTAACCAGACTACAAGCACAAATTTGGTCTATGATTGCCTTGGGAAGCTTCACCCATTACATGGATATTATGAGTTTGAACCATTTAAATTGTGCCCAAAGCTTACTAAGCTTATCATTGAAAAGGATAAAAATATGGTTGAAAAAAAATATGCTTCATTTAATCATCTTTCTGGAAATACTGAAAGTAATGTAGCAGAAGTTGAAAGAACAATTACAAGCCTGGAAGTTAAGCAAGATGAAGGAAGTAGTGGATCAGATAGTCCCACGGAATCTCATGATAAGTATGCTTCAAGACAGTCAAATATTGATACATCCTCTTTATTAGATGTCTCATTTACAATTACCGATGCTTCACAAATAAAAATGTCTTTGGAATCTCTTTTGGGCGATAATGTCTCTGAGCATGGTGGAGAAACTGTTCCTCTCCAGCAAACTACTGAAGCAGAAGCCTCAAATTTCTCTGAATCAAAGCGTCCACATGGATTGTTCTTTGTTGAAGATGAAGGCCTTGGAGAGTTTATTATTCCGGCCACATCAACTTTTCTTTGCTCAGTTACCTCAGGAAACAGCTCAAATCAAGGGATAGTACCAGGGATATCTCCTGTTTTTGAAAGCCTACTGTAAGAGGTTCACTTACTATTTTTGGTTGTTTCTGACTGTTTGTCCATGTCAAATTGAATAGCAGTAAATGTATTTTCAGTTTTCACCTATGGCGGAAGAATTTCAATTTGGATGCCAATTCAATGGGTATGGTTTATATTACCTTTACGGCTGGTTCTTCAAAGACCAACTTGTGATGTCAACTGAAGGACGGAAGCTGGTGGGGATCATAAAAAGTACTGTAAAAATAACACTTAAAAAATTTCTTGTTATATTGATTGAAAGTATGGAGTGCATGAATCACCATCATGAAATGTGATTCTATGTATTGAAGTAAATTATTTTATACTCAAATCCAggtgtgtattcagatacagagcCTTCACTGAAAAAGATAAGCTATACTTGCTGAAATCCCCTCTAAATTTTTTCTGATGCATCCTTTTTGATACTATTACATCCATTTACTTGTTAACCCCGAGTTTCAGATTTGAAGTAAAATGTCATACATGGGATTTTAGACTTCATAAACTgaacaattatgcatacagatTGAAAAGCATCTACAATTATATTTTGATACCTGGTTTCCATaagcatagtacatcaaaaaaaatttgaaggaCAGGGAAAGTGCATGGTAATTCGAGATATTGTGGACCTGTTCTAAGCACAAAAGAATGATAATGTGCAATCTTCTTTACAGAAGCCGTAAGTAGAGCAGATGCTTCAACTAATGTAAATTTCATATATGATATTTCATTTGAAAACATTGTAACTCAAAGATGCTAATGCAGCACAGCTTTCTTATGTCTGGTACAACACAGCTTGGTCACAGAAAACAGTAAAGAGATTCTTCCCTACAGGATATGTGCCTTGTGTCATGAAATGGAGATTGgaataattttcagatttttgtcaGGATAACCAAATCAAATCAGGATTGCCTTATGAACAAACTACATCGCTTGCTTTACAACCCCAATTTCTTTAACGGCTGCTTAATATGAACAAAATATTAAAATGCTTAAAATGTTATAACTTGGATGTGTCTGTCGCTTGTTTCAAGTGTTTGTAGTAGTAAGCGGAGGCAGCATCATATGTGATTTTATTCATAATTGGTCCATTCAGTTCTgtgttattttaaaaataaaaaattgcacatTTTAAACTAAGAATAACCTTGGGACATAAAGCATTATGTATTTTCATCGTAAATGGGCTATATTGATTTGAGTACAAACACCAAGAGGTACTTGACCAATGCTTATCCAGATTACATAACCATTCAATATCTTTCCTATATCAACTTGTTTTTCTCGCATTTAGGCAAATGATTAAAGAATAAACAGTATGTTATAGCTTTTCAAACGTATGAGTAATTTCATTTCTAGTAAAATGGTTATTAATAAGCATAATAAGCGAATGAGATAAAGAATCTTGCTTGGACGAGTAAATAAACTATAATATGTTATAGCTGTTCTAACGTACGATAATCCCATTTCTAGTGAAATGTTCATCTATACGTGACGAATATGCTTGAGAAAGGATCAGGACCATCAAACAGATTTGAAGTTAAAGGAAGGTACTTAAACTAAAACTGATGTTCCGTAGCATGTCACATGTCAATAAAAACTTGTCCGTATCTTGGAAAATACTAATGTTGGTTTTTTCGATGTTATGGCCATAATTCTGTTTACTAGAACTACAAAATAATTTTATCATTAGCATACAAGCAAATTCTTATACAATCAGCCAACTCAAAAATCTCCATCAATGTTTTCATAAACGTTACAACTCTTCCACAGTACTTTGTGGTGTTGCAGTCTTTGCTTGTCTGAATAGGCCTCTATAAACCTACCATTACACTTAGAATCTATAGCATGATCACAGCCTCTTGGATCTTGTAGTCCTTAAATATATTCATCAGACTACAAGCTGGCCATCCACCTACTGTGATAATGTTTCTTTGAACTTATAAAAACACACAAACATGGTTTGATAAATACTATCATCTTGTACATGCATGCAATCATACAAGCACTAAAGGCATGCAAATTATGTAATGGCGCTCAAAGTCCAATTTGCATCGTCAGGCAAGATGTAACAATCATaaacaaacttcctatagaagcaaAATCAAAACCTTAGGAGTCACCTTATCAGATGGCCATATGCCACAAGGAAGCGTCAAACTTACACAATTCCATGTGCCTTTACCATTCAAGCACACAACTTTGTCATTTTTGGTTATCCTCAACTAATCAAATATTAGGATATATCCTTATTGCAGTACGGGAATAATTTATTTGAGTCCTTGACTCTGGGGTGTTCATAACTCAGTTTAGGTTATGCCATGTTGTTTAAATGAGCGTATAAGCATGCAAGGAAGAAATAATTCTTCCAGAGTATTGGGTGAAAGCACGCATGTGGCACTTGAAGTGTATATGTCTTTAATAGTAGTCATGCACATGTTATTGTTGGCGAGCTTACGCCATTCACTAGCAAGAAGATGTGTTGTCTATAATATTGTCGTTCAATGAAAGGAATTCGCATTTCTCGGAGTTTTGTGTTATGTACTTGCTTCCTTCTGTTGTAGTTCTTGAGTCTATTCTTGTGGTGGAAAATGATAGGGCCATGAGATGAACGTTCAACCGGTtattaggttttttttttgttttctttgcgtCTTTTTGAAATCATCAATTCAGAGACAAGATCTTTGCTGAAGGTTATCCTAGTAGACCTTTATATACCAAATCTTTGATTAATAGAAATTTTTTTAAAGGAAAGTTGTAACTTATGGTTTGTTTGTTATTCCAATCTTCATGGGTTGAGGTGTTTGTTTGGTTTTTCTTGTGATCCTATTTTTGAAATCAAGTTGCACTTGCACTCCTAGGTGTCCTAGGTCAATCTTTAATGAGACTACAATGAGTTTTCAAATCTCTCATGATCAGTTGCTCATGATATGTTTAAGAGGATGTTTGTATTTTGTGAATACATTATTTAGGTGTGTTTTTGACATGTTTAAGAGGATGTTTGTATGTTGTGAATCCATTATTTAGGTGTGTTTTTGTAGGCTTGGATGTGTGAGGGATAAACTATAGGTTGTTCTTTAGTCCTTTTTATTATTGTCTTCTATTTTTGTTGATGATGACATTAAGCACTCTATTGTGCGTTGTGAGGAGTCTCTCTCTTCTATTCTTGACCAATTTGGTGTTACCTCATTATGGTCATGCAAGTCTTCCACTAATGCAAGATTCTATTTGATGTTTGTATATATTGTGTAGTCATGCACTTGGTATTATCATCATGTGCATTGGTCACACTGTTGTTTGGTTTTGACAATATCATGTGTGCAAGCATGGGTTGTGTCATGTATATGCTACAATTATAACATGACAAAATAGTTTCTTCATTTTATATCTACTAATGATGTAAAAGTTGTGGTATTACATCATATATAATCCAACATTACATAATATATATAAAAGGAAACTACAAATCTTGCATATAGGAAAAAACTAGGCAACACACACATAGACATGGAAATCCACATACACAAAAAAGGAGAATGATAAATATTCTAGCATGCTCTGTGTCAGAAAATAGAGAGATACCAAGTGTGCTCTATTTCTAGGACCATATGATACCATGAATCACATGCACTAGTGTGCTATCTTGCTAGGTGATTCATATGTAAACCTAATATTACGAATCACATGCACCTAGGGTACATTCTACTACTAGGTGATCTTGATATAAGTGGCCATGTCCAAAAATCCTTTATACTTCAAATTACAATTTATGGAAGATTACATGTATAAGATCATAGGTCTCAAAGGTCAAAGATATTTTACCCTAAAAATAGGTAAAATAAAGAGGTTATCCTTGCCACCAAAAGAAAAGGAAGGGATAACAATAACGATGGTTGGCACAAAAAAATATCGTTTTTCTGCGACTTGCTTACCAAAGGTCAGCTTGCGCGTGTGAGCAATTGCTTTGCGTTGGTGATGGACGGTCAGTGCCTTTGGAGGGCAGGCCTTGTTGCTCTTGCAATTAATGTTGGTTGTGGAGGCATTTGATTTATGGGATCAAAGCCTCTGGACAATGGCGTCGAAGAGGCTAGTGGAGAGTAGGGCCATGGTGAGAAGTCTTTCAAACAAGTGGTGCAATCCTCTTTTATTTCGGAGAGTACGAGATTCCTTGTTGTTCAAGCGTCTCTTGAGAACAATGCAAAATGACAGAGGAGGAAGAGGTAAGACTGCTTCTAACTCTGCACTTATTATCATGACTAATGACCAAATTGTCGATGTTGTTGATGCTGAGAAGTCTAGGCTAAGAAATAATGCTATCTTTCTTGCAGCTTTGAATGTTGATAAGTTACTATCTAGGAATTTTATGAATAACTGGCTTCAAAATGTTTGGGGAAAGAAATTAGGGTTTAGTTTTTCATTCTAGAGAATGATTCAAAAGGGGCTCTTCATTATTTTTTAAAAAGCCCTAATAGACAAAAGGAAGCAGTCAAGAGGCAATTTTGGTCTGTAGGATCCACCTACTTCAGAGCCATTAGTTGAGATCCTGAAGCCAGTGCGAAAGAAATTTTGGTTCTATCATAACCTAGATGGATTTTCATCAAGAACATTCTGCCATATCTCTGGAATGTTATACCTAAAGCAATGGAACCATTGGGAAAAGTCGTTCGTTTTGATGaaacttcttttcttcttccttatatGGATGCTAGGATGTTGGTTTCTTTGAACCCTGGCAAAGATCTACCAAATGAATTCAGATTGAATTGCCCGATGAGGTAATCTACTCCCCTATAGATGTTTTAGGGGAAATTAATGTGGTCTTCTTGTGTAGAAGAGAGGGGCAGGTGAGGAGAAACTCTCCACTAGTTAAAAGAAATGATAATGGCAATAACCCTACTCCTAATACTGGCTTTGCTAATAATCCGACTGGTTTGAAAACTAACCCTTACTCCTGGATTCTTCTTAGTCCGAGACTTTGTTGGCCAAGCATAACCCTTCTCCCCATCCTGGTAGGAAGGGTGGGGCCTCTATTGTTGTTACTAACCCCAATTCTCCTCCTTCAGTCTCTGAAATTCCAGCTGTTATTCCTAATAAGGATCTTCCACCTTCTTGTGACTTGGGGATTAGGTCCCATTCTTTAGGTGATACTTCTATTGTTTCcaatgttgttgattgtgaaaatGATGGCAAGACCTTGAGTAACAAAATTGAAGATGTTTGTGAAGAAATTAAGAAGGTTAATCATTCTTTGGCAACTCCTCAAACCCCCCCACCTCCGTGGAAGGCAGTGGGTGTTCTTTTGAGAATGCCATGAATCCTAAGCACATAACCCTAAATTCACAATAGATTAttttagagaaatttgagaaattgAATGCCACTAGAGTTAGGGTTCAAAATGTGTTGAACTTTGATAAGGGGAATGGCAATATTGGTTTTTCTGGTGATCATAAGGAAATGGTTAATACTCTCTCGGACTCTAATACCAGTGATAGGGGTAATACACTTGAACGGGCCTCCCCGGACCCTGATGGAAATCTGACAGATTCTGTTAGGGAGAAGATGGGTTTGGATCCCAAAGTTTGCAGTGATAATATCTTCTCTTACCCTTCTGATATGAGTGGTAAGGTTTGTGAGATTGCATTTGTTACTTGTCAGGATTGCCTGGCTCATAAAAGATCTACTTGTGCCCCCCCCTTCAATCTTGGGTAGAAGCTCAACTAAGTTTGGGTGTCATCTTTGGAGTGTAGTGCCCCTTCCTTTGGTACTGTAGTATGTGAGAGTATGGACTTGGAGGATGGTGCTAAACTAAATGATGAGCAGGTTAAGGTTGTTACCTGGGCTATTGTCCCCTTCAAAGGGGCTCCCAAAGGAGATATTAGGCGAAGCCATGAAGGAATATGGCAAGAAGAAAACCCTTAGGAAGAAAGCCTTTATAACATCGAAAAAAAGGCTAAGAAGAGCATTCCTTTGCTTGGTTCGGAATAGATTTTTTAGTTTAAGAGAAAAAGAGGGAGGCCTGGGAAGTCCATTGTCTCAACCCATGGGGGGAAAGCTCAAAAAGGTTCCTTGCCTAAATGCTATGATAGCTTTAGGTCACCCATGGAAATTGCCCCATAAGTTTCTCCATGGAAGTAAACCTCTCATCATGGAATGTAAGGAGACTTGAATCCCCTGACAGAAAATATGTTGTGAAAAGATTCTTGAACATGAATAAGAAATTGGCTTACTACTTCTTCAAGAATTAAAAGATGTGGATTATTGGTTGGATATTAGTCTAAAGTGCATATGGAGAGATGCAAATTATTACACCACCAAACATGAAAGAGGCAGAGGGGGAATAGCCATTCTTTTTAGTAATGTATGGAGCAAATATGTTTCCAAATGGGGATACTCACCTTGCAATAGACTAGTGTTGGTAATATTGAAATACAAAGATATAGAGTTTTATATTTTCTCCATATATGCCTCAAATGACTTCAAAGAAAGGATAGA contains these protein-coding regions:
- the LOC131064654 gene encoding uncharacterized protein LOC131064654, with translation MAITETETEMNFSTHATWLPSHGSLQKTVIFTTESPVEGQEIDSCPLLLTPLKESSSPCEITLKFEGSSCEVSSIYVRSTARIFELYSKSEISADNEYICTARGELAVQNDDPTYVGETINKNDSSSFGRDNCVDNFSETSLHSLIENGTELFLNVENSDKESHNYSSQSDSIDGNTDGALQVLHESIRVSEEIGKRDSQSSDEDSWVEVGLSGSLVDSLGKPGEMCQLQSKGYLDYSEDKAAQKPELLAEQGEKISVDNCIELGQHEDNTSEDAAFLHHAKEENLSDTGASNSLIATNMEIKTRADENIASLSTSRMSKAAFYEATVEIVNANPCVSLTIRLLSLQDKSCVEIDTIYIYGVRASDVKDTAEAISLSNSGLQGSPFGGSLLAMLLPSMLQMSRGGLTQYQNDLLYNVRRDESMPQMGSTETELSRSNNSPIISTPFPVKDIETSTGDNLSSDTVPGKEVSPEQSLFQEKLSADLDKVEENMELTKNNLKTTLQNALPSMGPTEDIKGRQNVSGGEDSCMGVMAGTNESISSLMDGLHNEESNEHYIPEELESNKIDNSLFRQKNEENVLENICKRMDRLEAVCLRIEDYIHRSFEKMERRLQLVESCQMQQNHSLVTKIESNTVCSDLPVVSNSYSENSISGLEMSNNGNRKDIAEVDIPSLLNAEVPSSICMPRACSVSSPEFSPLFAIASPTTFSPDASCVGNSKELHSENADLLHCNEESSKASLDISPKLELDYSASRSLDRQDLSKEEHLGDMDSQSAESIGVCGGSKVSSNPINEHQITPNKTKLCLEEVLASELSAFSVSARPAQVETQIILTETPPDSSQIENADDKEGGDHEGLNSFHSSQVEITGLSTGIPCHSLEVDHSDEEEACYHHNTLFNALEEVRYISQENMYSVPYCSSQGNEDARQTVNRGRNISDAWDSLALNIKQSCKPGTKTVSNHEKENVLLEDENEQKLNVSEMKLAENVSCPIHVNQTTSTNLVYDCLGKLHPLHGYYEFEPFKLCPKLTKLIIEKDKNMVEKKYASFNHLSGNTESNVAEVERTITSLEVKQDEGSSGSDSPTESHDKYASRQSNIDTSSLLDVSFTITDASQIKMSLESLLGDNVSEHGGETVPLQQTTEAEASNFSESKRPHGLFFVEDEGLGEFIIPATSTFLCSVTSGNSSNQGIVPGISPVFESLL